One Arthrobacter sp. FW306-07-I genomic window carries:
- the recA gene encoding recombinase RecA: protein MAAAPDRAKALEAALAQIDKQFGKGSVMRLGDEVRAPIEVIPTGSIALDVALGIGGLPRGRVIEIYGPESSGKTTVALHAVANAQRAGGIAAFIDAEHALDPDYAAKLGVDTDALLVSQPDTGEQALEIMDMLVGSGSLDVIVIDSVAALVPRAEIEGDMGDSHVGLQARLMSQALRKITGRLSQTKTTAIFINQLREKIGVFFGSPETTTGGKALKFYASIRIDVRRIQTLKEGADSVGNRTKAKIVKNKMAPPFKVAEFDIIYGQGISREGGIIDMGVEHGIIKKSGSWFTYDGDQLGQGMENSRRFLRDNPELAAELERLIKEKLGVGVKPAEDDSKDAPKLKAVDGF from the coding sequence ATGGCGGCAGCCCCGGATCGTGCAAAAGCGCTGGAAGCAGCGCTTGCCCAGATTGACAAGCAGTTCGGCAAGGGCTCGGTCATGCGCCTGGGCGACGAAGTCCGTGCCCCGATCGAAGTCATCCCCACCGGCTCCATCGCACTGGACGTCGCCCTTGGCATTGGCGGGCTCCCGCGCGGCCGCGTCATCGAGATCTACGGCCCTGAGTCCTCCGGTAAGACCACCGTCGCCCTGCACGCCGTGGCAAATGCGCAGCGCGCCGGCGGCATCGCGGCCTTCATCGACGCCGAACACGCCCTGGATCCTGACTACGCCGCCAAACTCGGAGTGGACACGGACGCCCTCCTCGTCTCCCAGCCGGACACCGGTGAACAGGCCCTGGAAATCATGGACATGCTGGTGGGCTCCGGATCGCTGGACGTCATCGTCATCGACTCCGTTGCCGCCCTGGTGCCGCGCGCCGAAATCGAAGGCGACATGGGCGACAGCCACGTAGGCCTCCAGGCACGCCTCATGAGCCAGGCCCTGCGTAAGATCACCGGCCGCCTGAGCCAGACCAAGACCACCGCCATCTTCATCAACCAGTTGCGTGAAAAGATCGGCGTCTTCTTCGGTTCCCCCGAAACCACTACCGGTGGTAAAGCCCTGAAGTTCTACGCTTCGATCCGTATCGACGTCCGCCGGATCCAGACCCTCAAGGAAGGCGCCGATTCCGTCGGCAACCGGACCAAGGCCAAGATCGTCAAGAACAAGATGGCCCCGCCGTTCAAGGTTGCGGAGTTCGACATCATCTACGGCCAGGGCATCTCCCGCGAGGGCGGCATCATCGACATGGGCGTGGAGCACGGCATCATCAAGAAGTCCGGCTCCTGGTTCACCTATGACGGCGACCAGCTGGGCCAGGGCATGGAGAACTCGCGCCGGTTCCTGCGCGATAATCCTGAGCTCGCCGCCGAACTCGAACGCCTCATCAAGGAAAAGCTCGGTGTCGGGGTCAAGCCCGCCGAAGACGACTCCAAGGATGCACCGAAGCTGAAAGCCGTCGACGGGTTCTAG
- a CDS encoding regulatory protein RecX: MDAEPDPFSVAQAIVYRQLTAAPKSRLQLARKLAERNIPEHIAEAVLDKFQEVRLINDAEFADMWVRSRSQSRKLAKGALRRELAEKGIDQETAASALEQLTDDDEEAAARALVERKLRPATDASGPGERDKAVRRLASMLARKGYQPSQAFRIVNEVLDARQEADEGPVQSRYP, from the coding sequence ATTGACGCCGAACCGGACCCCTTCTCTGTCGCACAGGCCATCGTGTACCGGCAGCTCACTGCGGCGCCCAAGAGCAGGCTGCAGCTCGCCCGGAAACTGGCAGAACGGAATATCCCCGAGCACATTGCCGAAGCGGTGCTGGACAAGTTCCAGGAAGTACGCCTGATCAACGATGCCGAATTTGCCGACATGTGGGTCAGGAGCCGATCCCAGTCCCGCAAGCTGGCCAAGGGTGCGCTGCGGCGTGAACTCGCGGAGAAAGGCATCGACCAGGAAACCGCGGCCTCGGCCCTGGAGCAACTGACTGACGATGACGAGGAAGCCGCGGCCCGCGCCTTGGTTGAGCGCAAGCTCCGGCCCGCGACGGACGCCTCAGGCCCGGGGGAGCGGGACAAGGCGGTCCGGCGGCTGGCCTCCATGCTGGCCAGAAAGGGCTACCAGCCGTCCCAGGCGTTCCGGATCGTCAACGAGGTCCTCGATGCGCGGCAGGAAGCCGACGAAGGTCCGGTCCAAAGCCGGTACCCTTAA
- the miaB gene encoding tRNA (N6-isopentenyl adenosine(37)-C2)-methylthiotransferase MiaB — protein MSLTIPSPQPGAAPSVDAGAVPQAAALQPRTYQVRTFGCQMNVHDSERMAGMLEDAGYVPAEGDQADVVVFNTCAVRENADNKLYGNLGILAPVKAANPGMQIAVGGCLAQKDRETILKKAPWVDAVFGTHNVGALPALLDRARHNNEAQLEILESLDVFPSTLPTKRDSVYSGWVSISVGCNNTCTFCIVPALRGKEKDRRPGDILAEIQALVDDGAIEVTLLGQNVNSYGVEFGDRQAFSKLLRACGEIEGLERVRFTSPHPAAFTDDVIDAMAETHNVMPQLHMPLQSGSDRILKAMKRSYRSTKFLGILDKVRERIPHAAISTDIIVGFPGETEEDFQATLDVVEQSRFATAFTFQYSKRPGTPAADLPDQLPKAVVQERFERLTALQDRIAAEENRKQLGRRLEVMVTAQSGRKSEETHRLSGRSQDQRLVHFSVPEGAPAPRPGDLVTVTITEAAAFHLVADPTLEDYSLRRSRAGDAWDRSQADSCGAPAPGSPQGRKGVSLGMPSLPLRTR, from the coding sequence GTGAGTTTGACCATTCCTTCCCCCCAGCCCGGCGCCGCCCCTTCCGTCGACGCCGGGGCCGTTCCGCAGGCCGCAGCCCTGCAGCCACGCACCTACCAGGTCCGCACCTTCGGCTGCCAAATGAACGTCCACGATTCGGAGCGCATGGCCGGCATGCTCGAGGACGCGGGCTACGTCCCGGCGGAAGGCGACCAGGCCGACGTCGTGGTGTTCAACACGTGCGCGGTTCGGGAAAACGCTGACAACAAGCTTTACGGGAACCTGGGCATTCTCGCCCCGGTCAAGGCAGCCAACCCCGGCATGCAGATCGCCGTCGGCGGATGCCTGGCCCAGAAGGACCGGGAGACCATCCTCAAGAAGGCGCCATGGGTGGATGCCGTCTTTGGCACCCACAACGTCGGCGCCCTGCCCGCCCTCCTGGACCGGGCGCGGCACAATAATGAGGCGCAGCTGGAGATTCTCGAATCCTTGGACGTCTTCCCGTCCACACTGCCCACCAAACGCGACTCCGTTTACTCCGGCTGGGTGTCCATTTCCGTGGGATGCAACAACACCTGCACCTTTTGCATCGTGCCGGCGCTCCGCGGCAAGGAAAAAGACCGGCGGCCCGGGGACATCCTCGCTGAGATCCAGGCATTGGTGGACGACGGCGCCATCGAGGTGACCCTGCTCGGCCAGAACGTCAACTCCTACGGAGTGGAGTTCGGCGACCGCCAGGCCTTCTCCAAGCTGCTGCGCGCCTGCGGTGAAATCGAGGGCCTTGAACGGGTCCGCTTCACCAGCCCGCACCCGGCAGCATTCACCGACGACGTCATCGACGCCATGGCGGAGACGCACAACGTGATGCCGCAGCTGCACATGCCGCTGCAGTCCGGCTCGGACCGCATCCTCAAAGCCATGAAGCGCTCCTACCGGTCCACCAAGTTCCTGGGCATCCTGGACAAGGTCCGGGAAAGGATTCCGCACGCAGCCATCTCCACGGACATCATCGTGGGGTTCCCCGGCGAGACTGAAGAGGACTTCCAGGCAACGCTGGACGTCGTGGAGCAGTCGCGCTTCGCCACTGCCTTCACGTTCCAGTATTCAAAGCGCCCGGGAACCCCCGCAGCCGACCTCCCCGACCAGTTGCCCAAGGCTGTGGTCCAGGAGCGCTTCGAACGGCTCACCGCCCTGCAGGACCGCATCGCCGCAGAGGAGAACCGGAAACAGCTGGGCCGGAGGCTCGAGGTCATGGTCACGGCGCAGTCCGGCCGCAAGTCGGAGGAGACCCACAGATTGTCCGGCCGCTCCCAGGACCAGCGGCTGGTGCATTTCTCGGTTCCCGAGGGTGCACCCGCTCCCCGACCGGGAGACCTGGTCACCGTTACCATCACCGAGGCGGCGGCGTTCCACCTGGTGGCCGATCCCACGCTCGAGGACTACAGCCTGCGCCGGTCCCGGGCAGGGGATGCCTGGGACAGGTCGCAGGCAGACTCCTGCGGAGCGCCGGCTCCCGGTTCCCCGCAGGGACGGAAGGGCGTCTCCCTCGGTATGCCCTCGCTGCCGCTGCGCACCCGCTGA
- the miaA gene encoding tRNA (adenosine(37)-N6)-dimethylallyltransferase MiaA has product MAAPPVIAVVGPTGSGKSDLAVSLALELDGEVINADAMQFYRGMDIGTAKITADERKGVPHHLLDILDVTQEASVSDFQQQARAAIADVHARGKRAILAGGSGLYVRAALDVLEFPGTDPAVRARLEAEHTQVGTQELLARLKSVDPVSADRVSDARRIIRALEVHELTGRPFSSFMPRREYYQPAVQVGLGVDRAVLRERLAERVHRMVDAGLLEEVRRLDPLGLRQGKTASRALGYSQFLRVIDGTSAVEDAAEETIVATRQFARRQLTWFRADPRITWLDWQDPELVGKAAELSR; this is encoded by the coding sequence GTGGCTGCCCCGCCCGTTATCGCCGTCGTCGGTCCCACCGGCTCCGGCAAGTCCGACCTTGCCGTCAGCCTTGCCCTGGAACTGGATGGCGAGGTCATCAACGCCGACGCCATGCAGTTCTACCGCGGCATGGACATCGGCACGGCAAAGATCACGGCGGATGAACGCAAAGGCGTTCCGCACCATCTCCTGGATATCCTGGACGTGACCCAGGAGGCCAGCGTCTCCGACTTCCAGCAGCAGGCCCGGGCGGCCATCGCGGACGTCCACGCCCGCGGCAAGCGCGCGATCCTGGCCGGCGGCTCCGGGCTGTACGTCCGCGCCGCCCTGGACGTCCTGGAGTTCCCGGGCACAGACCCAGCTGTGCGCGCCCGCCTGGAAGCGGAGCATACCCAGGTCGGAACGCAGGAGCTCCTGGCCCGACTGAAGAGCGTGGATCCGGTCTCCGCCGACAGGGTCTCGGATGCCCGGCGGATCATTCGTGCGCTGGAGGTCCACGAGCTCACCGGGCGCCCTTTCAGTTCCTTCATGCCCCGCCGGGAGTACTACCAGCCGGCCGTCCAGGTGGGCCTTGGCGTAGACCGGGCGGTACTTCGTGAGCGCCTGGCAGAACGGGTGCACCGAATGGTGGACGCCGGCCTGCTCGAGGAGGTTCGGCGGCTCGACCCTTTGGGCCTGCGCCAGGGCAAGACCGCTTCCCGTGCACTGGGCTATTCGCAGTTTTTGCGGGTCATTGATGGCACCTCCGCCGTCGAGGATGCCGCGGAGGAAACCATCGTGGCCACCCGCCAGTTCGCCCGGCGGCAATTGACTTGGTTCCGCGCCGATCCCCGGATCACGTGGCTGGACTGGCAGGATCCGGAGCTCGTGGGCAAGGCTGCGGAGCTGAGCCGCTAG
- the dapF gene encoding diaminopimelate epimerase, with product MNATPAETFGPALRTLSGLRFSKGHGTGNDFVLVADPDGTHAISADQSAALCDRHRGIGADGLIRAVPSRFLPEGRELLTDSPNAEWFMDYRNADGSLSEMCGNGVRVFVHFLRTEGLIDLPDGGSLAIGTRGGVKTVVRTGDGYAVDMGPWEFIFPGEATAKAMDSLVTADGLEVARPALSVSMGNPHTVVALAELSELAGTRLFTAPKVDPVPPNGTNVEFVVPAEPLVHEGVGSVTMRVHERGVGETQSCGTGACAAAVAIRHWAGAEAPDAWRVHVPGGVVGVKFFAGPGGHEHVELSGPAVIVASGTLS from the coding sequence ATGAATGCAACCCCCGCAGAAACCTTCGGACCCGCCCTGCGCACACTGAGCGGGCTCCGCTTCTCCAAGGGGCATGGCACCGGTAATGACTTCGTCCTGGTCGCCGATCCCGACGGGACGCACGCCATCAGCGCGGACCAGTCCGCCGCGCTCTGCGACCGCCACCGCGGCATTGGGGCGGATGGGCTGATCAGGGCGGTGCCGTCCCGGTTCCTGCCCGAAGGCCGTGAACTGCTAACCGATTCCCCGAACGCGGAATGGTTCATGGACTACCGCAACGCGGACGGTTCGTTGTCCGAAATGTGCGGTAACGGGGTCCGGGTGTTCGTCCACTTCCTGCGCACCGAGGGCCTGATCGACCTGCCCGACGGCGGATCGCTCGCCATTGGCACGCGCGGCGGCGTGAAGACGGTGGTCCGCACCGGGGACGGGTACGCAGTGGACATGGGGCCGTGGGAGTTCATTTTCCCCGGGGAGGCCACTGCCAAGGCCATGGATTCGCTGGTCACCGCCGACGGGCTGGAAGTTGCGCGGCCCGCGTTGTCCGTGAGCATGGGGAATCCGCACACGGTGGTTGCCCTCGCGGAACTTTCCGAACTGGCCGGCACCAGGCTCTTCACCGCGCCGAAGGTGGACCCCGTACCGCCGAACGGGACCAACGTGGAGTTCGTGGTTCCCGCGGAGCCGCTGGTCCATGAGGGAGTAGGTTCGGTGACCATGCGGGTGCATGAGCGCGGGGTGGGGGAGACCCAGTCCTGCGGGACGGGCGCCTGTGCTGCGGCCGTCGCCATCCGGCATTGGGCCGGGGCTGAAGCTCCCGATGCTTGGCGCGTCCACGTTCCCGGGGGTGTGGTGGGCGTGAAGTTCTTTGCCGGCCCCGGCGGCCACGAGCATGTGGAACTCAGCGGTCCCGCCGTTATTGTGGCGAGCGGGACACTTTCGTAA
- a CDS encoding class I SAM-dependent methyltransferase has product MESAHYFSTSPAGPFTRKPLTVELAGRPRRLHTSTGIFSPDGVDKGTAVLLAEVPDPNPQGNLLDIGCGWGPVALTMALLAPQSKVYAVDVNERCIALTNENAAALGLANVVASTPQEVDPSVRFDTIWSNPPIRIGKDELHALLKLWLPRLADGGTAWLVVQKNLGSDSLQRWLAAELDDSFTVTRESTSKSFRILKVTKVSRSPQ; this is encoded by the coding sequence ATGGAGTCAGCACACTATTTCAGCACGTCCCCCGCCGGTCCCTTCACCCGCAAGCCGCTCACGGTTGAGCTGGCCGGGAGGCCGCGCAGGCTCCACACGTCCACAGGCATCTTCAGTCCGGATGGGGTCGACAAGGGCACTGCCGTGCTCCTGGCCGAGGTTCCTGATCCGAACCCCCAGGGCAACCTCCTGGACATCGGCTGCGGTTGGGGTCCCGTTGCACTGACCATGGCCCTGCTGGCTCCCCAGTCCAAGGTCTACGCGGTGGACGTCAACGAACGCTGCATCGCCCTGACCAACGAAAATGCCGCCGCGTTGGGACTGGCCAACGTCGTCGCCAGCACGCCGCAGGAGGTGGACCCCAGCGTCCGCTTCGACACCATCTGGTCCAATCCGCCGATCAGGATTGGCAAGGACGAGCTGCACGCCCTGCTCAAGCTCTGGCTGCCCCGCCTGGCTGACGGCGGGACGGCATGGCTGGTGGTGCAGAAGAATCTGGGTTCGGATTCGCTCCAGCGCTGGCTGGCGGCGGAGCTGGACGATTCTTTCACCGTGACGCGGGAGTCAACGTCCAAGTCCTTCCGGATCCTCAAGGTTACGAAAGTGTCCCGCTCGCCACAATAA
- the hflX gene encoding GTPase HflX, protein MTSQPNTGSDPAAQDMSPQEIQAVIDRILAKDVPAKNVSTPRGEGSGDGKAVLGRAQAISRLDEEHSTYDGDQQDLEERRALRRRAGLSTELEDVTEVEYRQLRLERVVLAGLWSEGTLADAENSLRELAALAETAGSEVLDGLVQRRDKPDPGTFLGSGKAQELKDIVISTGADTVVVDAELAPSQRRALEDIVKVKVIDRTALILDIFAQHAKSREGKAQVELAQLEYLLPRLRGWGESMSRQAGGQVGGAAAGMGSRGPGETKIELDRRRIRTRMAKLRREIAAMKPARETKRANRRRNEVPSVAIAGYTNAGKSSLLNRLTDAGVLVENALFATLDPTVRKAETADGLGYTLADTVGFVRSLPTQLVEAFRSTLEEVADADLILHVVDASHPDPEGQIAAVRKVFSEVDARKVPEIIVLNKADAADPFVVERLRQREPRHVVVSARTGEGIPELLKVISESIPRPSVKMELLIPYERGDLISKLHESDAEILSLDHVEAGTRAAVMVREGLASELEPFTVNG, encoded by the coding sequence ATGACCAGCCAGCCCAATACCGGTTCCGATCCAGCCGCCCAGGACATGAGTCCGCAGGAGATCCAGGCTGTCATCGACCGGATCCTCGCCAAGGACGTACCGGCCAAAAATGTCAGCACGCCCCGCGGTGAGGGCAGCGGAGATGGAAAAGCGGTGCTCGGCAGGGCACAGGCCATTTCCCGCCTGGACGAAGAGCATTCAACCTACGACGGCGACCAGCAGGACCTTGAGGAGCGGCGCGCCCTGCGCCGGCGCGCAGGTCTGTCCACCGAGCTTGAGGACGTCACCGAGGTTGAGTACCGCCAGCTGCGCCTGGAGCGCGTGGTCCTGGCCGGGCTCTGGTCCGAGGGCACCCTTGCCGACGCCGAAAACTCCCTGCGCGAGCTGGCCGCCCTTGCCGAGACTGCGGGCTCGGAGGTCCTCGACGGGCTGGTCCAGCGCCGCGACAAGCCGGACCCCGGAACCTTCCTGGGCTCGGGCAAGGCGCAGGAGCTGAAGGACATTGTGATATCCACAGGCGCGGATACCGTGGTGGTGGACGCCGAACTGGCACCTTCGCAGCGGCGCGCCCTGGAGGACATCGTCAAGGTCAAGGTCATCGACCGGACCGCCCTGATCCTGGATATCTTCGCCCAGCATGCCAAGAGCCGCGAGGGCAAGGCGCAGGTGGAGCTCGCACAGCTGGAATACCTGCTTCCCCGCCTGCGTGGCTGGGGCGAGTCGATGTCCCGCCAGGCCGGTGGCCAGGTGGGTGGCGCCGCCGCCGGCATGGGCTCCCGTGGCCCCGGTGAAACCAAGATCGAACTGGACCGGCGACGCATCCGTACCCGCATGGCCAAGCTGCGGCGCGAAATCGCCGCGATGAAGCCCGCGCGGGAGACCAAGCGGGCCAACCGCCGTCGTAATGAAGTGCCCTCCGTTGCCATCGCCGGGTACACCAACGCCGGCAAGTCGTCCCTGCTCAACCGGCTCACCGACGCCGGCGTCCTCGTGGAGAACGCCCTGTTCGCCACCCTGGATCCCACCGTGCGCAAGGCGGAAACGGCCGATGGCCTGGGCTACACCTTGGCGGATACCGTGGGATTCGTCCGTTCGCTGCCAACCCAGCTGGTCGAGGCCTTCCGCTCCACGCTCGAGGAAGTGGCGGACGCCGACCTGATCCTGCACGTGGTGGACGCCTCGCACCCTGACCCGGAAGGCCAGATTGCTGCCGTCCGGAAGGTCTTCAGCGAAGTTGACGCCCGGAAGGTGCCGGAGATCATCGTGCTGAACAAGGCTGACGCCGCCGACCCCTTCGTAGTGGAGCGGCTGAGGCAGCGCGAACCGCGCCATGTGGTGGTCTCTGCCCGCACGGGCGAGGGGATCCCGGAACTGCTGAAGGTCATCAGCGAATCCATTCCCCGGCCTTCGGTCAAGATGGAATTGCTCATCCCGTACGAGCGCGGCGACCTGATCAGCAAGCTTCACGAGTCCGACGCCGAGATCCTCAGCCTGGACCACGTGGAGGCCGGCACCAGGGCTGCCGTCATGGTCCGGGAGGGCCTGGCGTCCGAACTGGAACCCTTCACCGTCAATGGGTGA